The following coding sequences are from one Planctomycetota bacterium window:
- a CDS encoding HlyD family efflux transporter periplasmic adaptor subunit, translating into MLPVSFSLALLLAAFPAESSQPSAGHAHVARAVVKLIDDVEVPAEEAGRMMAVHVCEGDRVEEGKTILAQLEDSRAAAAMRIATADYKAAQEKAQNDINVRFAKAAANVAQADLEANREANRRVPGTRPAIEMKKLELTYNQAALQIEQAEHEQLVAMLEADAGAAKLEAAQVDLRRRQLIAPLNGEVVEIRFRPGEWVQPGDKVLRVIRLDRLRIEGSVNARDYTPADIANRPVTVRVKLSRGREEVFTGQVVFVSPIVQFGGDFQVLAEVTNRRDGAGWLLRPGIEADLLIDTSAAAASTARRP; encoded by the coding sequence ATGTTGCCTGTTAGTTTCTCGCTCGCGTTGTTGCTGGCCGCGTTTCCGGCTGAGTCGTCTCAACCTTCGGCGGGGCACGCCCATGTCGCCCGGGCGGTGGTCAAGCTAATCGACGATGTCGAGGTTCCGGCCGAAGAGGCCGGCCGGATGATGGCCGTCCATGTTTGCGAAGGGGACCGGGTCGAAGAAGGAAAGACGATTCTGGCCCAACTCGAAGATTCGCGCGCCGCGGCGGCGATGCGCATTGCCACCGCTGATTACAAGGCGGCCCAGGAAAAGGCCCAGAACGATATCAACGTCCGCTTTGCCAAGGCGGCCGCCAACGTGGCCCAGGCCGACCTGGAGGCCAACCGCGAGGCCAACCGCCGCGTCCCCGGCACGCGACCGGCCATCGAGATGAAAAAGCTTGAGTTGACCTACAATCAGGCCGCGCTTCAGATCGAACAGGCGGAGCATGAGCAGTTGGTCGCCATGCTCGAAGCCGACGCCGGCGCGGCCAAGCTGGAAGCGGCCCAGGTCGATCTGCGCCGTCGGCAATTGATCGCGCCGCTGAATGGCGAAGTGGTCGAGATTCGCTTCCGTCCCGGTGAATGGGTCCAACCCGGTGACAAAGTGCTGCGCGTGATTCGCCTGGATCGGTTGCGGATCGAAGGCTCGGTCAACGCCCGAGACTACACACCCGCCGACATCGCCAACCGCCCCGTGACGGTGCGCGTGAAGTTGTCACGCGGCCGCGAAGAAGTCTTCACCGGCCAGGTGGTGTTCGTGAGCCCGATCGTGCAATTCGGCGGCGACTTTCAAGTGCTGGCCGAAGTGACCAATCGCCGCGACGGCGCCGGCTGGCTGTTGCGGCCGGGGATCGAGGCCGACTTGTTGATTGACACTTCTGCGGCCGCCGCTTCGACCGCGCGGCGGCCATAA
- a CDS encoding biotin/lipoyl-binding protein: MPTLAPSMVTSSQRRLAVRKRPDLQATRHRYQGRPYWIVKDPLGLNYFRLEEEEYFLLDHLDGQNSLDEIRTRFEQQFSPQKIRPEELGQYLTTLSRNRLVLSDASGQGQQLFEQRTERMNTARLQRWTQLLAIRFRGFNPDPVLAWLSPRVGWLFSPAAVTLNVLFALSALLLVGVKFNEFQARLPSFQQFFTVGNAFWMLLVMAGVKVLHEFGHGLACKRLGGECHEMGLLLLVFTPALYCNVSDSWMLPNKWHRAAIGAAGMYVELVIAALATWLWWCTAPGLLNHLCLSAMFVSSVSTLAFNGNPLMRYDGYYILADLLEVPNLSAKASSLLGRRAGEYLLGLELPDDPFLPREHRGWFMAYAVASTVYRWLVVWSMVFFLNEMFKPYRLELIGRALGAFSLVSLVGVPLWRLVHFFARPGRIDLVHPQRFRWSLAIAGGLVAALFLMPLPHRVYGTLELEPHDAARQYVEVPGRLVEVLVKPGDRVQSGQPLARLENVDVELRVAQLAGRCEQLRSQVAALRFRRFEDDSAAVRIPELESSLAAAEQQLAEKQRDVARLEIRAAQTGTVLPAPEVPEPATTEGELVAWWGSPFDVQNRGCWLTTQDMFCQVGDPRSMQALAVVEQADVVYLHPGQVTDVRLDALPGKTFRGRVVEVSSDEVRESPRHLSNKAGGELATKTDEHGAERPQTTSYHVLIYPLEGADAALVAGQRGWAKIYAPWQPLGWRAGRWFARTFQFRF, encoded by the coding sequence ATGCCAACCTTGGCCCCCAGTATGGTCACCAGCAGCCAGCGCCGGCTGGCGGTGCGCAAGCGCCCCGATCTGCAGGCCACGCGCCACCGCTACCAAGGGCGGCCTTACTGGATTGTCAAAGATCCGCTCGGCCTGAATTACTTTCGCCTGGAAGAAGAAGAGTATTTCCTGCTCGATCACCTCGACGGCCAAAACAGCCTGGATGAGATTCGCACGCGGTTCGAGCAGCAGTTCTCGCCTCAGAAGATTCGCCCGGAAGAACTGGGACAGTACCTGACGACCCTGAGCCGCAATCGGCTGGTGCTGTCCGATGCGTCAGGGCAGGGGCAACAACTTTTCGAGCAGCGCACCGAGCGCATGAACACGGCTCGGCTACAGCGCTGGACACAGTTGCTCGCCATCCGCTTTCGCGGCTTCAACCCGGACCCGGTGCTCGCTTGGCTGTCGCCGCGCGTCGGGTGGCTGTTCTCGCCGGCGGCGGTGACGCTGAACGTGTTGTTTGCCCTGTCGGCGCTATTGCTGGTGGGCGTGAAGTTCAATGAGTTCCAGGCCCGGCTGCCATCGTTCCAGCAATTCTTCACCGTCGGCAACGCCTTTTGGATGCTGCTGGTGATGGCTGGCGTGAAAGTCCTGCACGAGTTTGGTCACGGGCTGGCGTGCAAGCGGCTGGGGGGCGAGTGCCACGAGATGGGCTTGCTGCTGCTGGTTTTCACGCCGGCCTTGTACTGCAACGTCAGCGATTCGTGGATGCTGCCCAACAAGTGGCACCGGGCAGCCATTGGCGCGGCGGGCATGTACGTCGAGCTGGTGATCGCGGCCTTGGCCACGTGGCTGTGGTGGTGTACCGCGCCTGGCTTGTTGAATCATTTGTGCCTGAGCGCCATGTTCGTCAGCTCGGTCAGCACGCTGGCCTTCAATGGCAACCCGCTGATGCGTTACGACGGCTACTACATTCTGGCCGACCTGCTCGAAGTGCCCAATCTGTCGGCCAAAGCCTCGTCGCTGCTTGGCCGGCGGGCGGGCGAATACTTGCTGGGGCTCGAATTGCCTGACGACCCGTTCTTGCCTCGCGAGCATCGGGGCTGGTTCATGGCCTATGCCGTGGCGTCGACCGTGTACCGCTGGCTGGTCGTCTGGTCGATGGTCTTTTTTCTGAACGAAATGTTCAAACCCTACCGGCTCGAGCTGATCGGACGCGCACTGGGGGCGTTCAGCCTGGTCAGTCTGGTCGGCGTGCCGTTGTGGCGGCTAGTACACTTTTTTGCGCGGCCTGGGAGGATCGATCTCGTGCATCCCCAACGATTTCGCTGGTCGCTGGCCATTGCCGGCGGGCTGGTTGCGGCGCTGTTTTTGATGCCGCTACCACATCGCGTGTACGGCACGCTGGAACTGGAGCCGCACGATGCCGCACGGCAGTACGTCGAAGTCCCCGGCCGGCTCGTCGAGGTGCTGGTCAAGCCGGGCGATCGGGTCCAGTCGGGCCAGCCGCTGGCGCGTCTAGAAAATGTCGACGTTGAACTGCGCGTGGCCCAACTGGCCGGACGCTGCGAACAACTTCGATCGCAGGTCGCCGCTTTGCGCTTTCGCCGATTCGAGGACGACTCGGCTGCGGTGCGTATTCCCGAGCTGGAAAGCTCGCTGGCCGCGGCCGAGCAGCAACTGGCCGAAAAGCAACGGGACGTCGCGCGCTTGGAAATCCGCGCTGCCCAGACGGGGACCGTCTTGCCTGCCCCTGAAGTGCCCGAGCCAGCGACGACCGAAGGCGAGTTGGTCGCCTGGTGGGGAAGTCCCTTCGACGTGCAAAACCGAGGCTGCTGGCTGACGACGCAGGACATGTTTTGCCAGGTTGGCGATCCGCGCTCGATGCAGGCCCTGGCCGTGGTCGAGCAGGCCGACGTTGTCTACCTGCACCCTGGGCAAGTGACTGACGTCCGCCTGGATGCGTTGCCGGGCAAGACGTTTCGTGGCCGAGTGGTGGAAGTGTCGAGCGACGAGGTGCGCGAGAGCCCGCGCCATTTGTCGAACAAGGCTGGTGGCGAGTTGGCCACCAAGACCGACGAACATGGCGCCGAGCGTCCGCAGACGACCTCGTATCACGTGCTGATTTACCCCCTGGAAGGGGCTGACGCGGCTTTGGTCGCCGGGCAGCGTGGCTGGGCCAAAATCTACGCCCCCTGGCAGCCGCTGGGCTGGCGGGCTGGGCGCTGGTTTGCCCGCACCTTTCAGTTTCGGTTCTAA